A window of Mucilaginibacter paludis DSM 18603 contains these coding sequences:
- a CDS encoding glutamine synthetase beta-grasp domain-containing protein: MATKLEYIWLDGYKPTQSLRSKTKIVDDFGGTLGECPDWSFDGSSTEQAPGGSSDCILKPVFICPDPQRKSAFLVMCEVLDSSGQPHESNGRALIEDDDNDFWFGFEQEYFLWDPKTNKPLGFPAGGYPGPQGPYYCSVGANNAFGREIIEEHLDVCLDAGLNVEGINAEVAAGQWEFQIFAKGAKEAGDQIWVARYLLERIGESYGVAINWHCKPLGQLDWNGSGMHANFSNTTLRTAASQETYTKILEAFRPPEVVKAHIAVYGADNEQRLTGKHETASINDYSYGVSDRGASIRIPLYTVQKGWSGYLEDRRPNSAADPYKVAAVIIKTVKSAQL, from the coding sequence ATGGCAACAAAACTCGAGTACATTTGGCTTGATGGTTACAAACCAACACAAAGCCTTCGTAGCAAAACTAAAATTGTAGACGATTTCGGCGGAACATTAGGCGAATGCCCTGATTGGAGCTTTGACGGTTCTTCAACCGAGCAGGCACCAGGTGGTTCGTCAGACTGTATCCTTAAACCAGTTTTCATTTGCCCGGATCCACAAAGAAAAAGCGCTTTCTTGGTTATGTGCGAAGTATTAGATTCAAGTGGTCAGCCGCACGAATCCAATGGTCGCGCTCTGATCGAAGATGACGATAATGATTTCTGGTTTGGTTTTGAGCAGGAGTACTTCCTGTGGGATCCAAAAACCAACAAACCGCTTGGTTTCCCTGCTGGTGGTTACCCAGGCCCTCAAGGTCCTTACTACTGCTCTGTAGGTGCTAACAATGCATTTGGAAGAGAGATTATCGAAGAGCACCTTGATGTATGTTTAGATGCTGGTTTAAATGTTGAAGGTATCAACGCTGAAGTTGCTGCCGGACAATGGGAATTCCAGATTTTTGCTAAAGGCGCAAAAGAAGCAGGTGATCAAATTTGGGTTGCCCGTTATTTATTAGAAAGAATAGGCGAAAGCTATGGCGTTGCCATCAACTGGCATTGCAAACCATTAGGTCAATTAGACTGGAATGGTTCTGGTATGCACGCTAACTTCTCAAATACTACTTTAAGAACAGCTGCAAGTCAGGAAACTTATACCAAAATTTTGGAAGCTTTCCGTCCGCCAGAAGTTGTTAAGGCGCATATTGCCGTTTACGGTGCCGATAACGAGCAGCGCTTAACAGGTAAACACGAAACTGCTTCTATCAACGATTACAGCTATGGCGTATCAGATCGTGGTGCTTCTATCCGTATCCCTCTGTACACAGTACAAAAAGGCTGGAGCGGTTACCTGGAAGATCGTCGCCCTAACTCTGCTGCCGATCCATATAAAGTGGCTGCAGTGATCATTAAAACTGTAAAATCAGCCCAATTATAA
- a CDS encoding glutamine synthetase family protein: MDKHQLIEYLNEKDIHKIKFAFADIDGVLRGKIINKQKFIDGLQDGYGFCDVVFGWDSSDSCYDNIDLTGWHTGYPDRICRIDMDTFRTIPWQNDIPFFIADFSKADGNDLHSCPRSLLKRIADDARQMGFHPEFSQEFEWFNFVETPQSVQEKGFARLQTLTPGMFGYSILRTSQHSDYYYDLFDLLQKFNVPLEGLHTETGPGVYEAAIMHDHVLQAADKAALFKNAAKEIASKHGIMASFMAKWNDALPGCSGHIHQSLWSLDKTENLFYDGTDAHDMSDTFKHYVAGQLYCLPHLLPMYAPTINSYKRLVEGAWAPTTITWGFDNRTAALRVLHPSKKYTRLETRIPGSDNNPYLGMAAALASGLYGIKHKLALDIPPTVGNGYLDTKNGKLKPNLYDAAMDMKNSALAKELFGSAFVEHFTQTRLWECKQYAKHVSDWELKRYFEII; the protein is encoded by the coding sequence ATGGATAAACATCAACTTATTGAATACTTGAATGAAAAAGATATACATAAAATAAAATTTGCTTTTGCCGATATTGATGGCGTGTTGCGGGGGAAGATAATTAACAAGCAAAAGTTTATAGATGGCCTGCAGGATGGCTATGGTTTTTGTGATGTTGTTTTTGGCTGGGATAGCAGCGATAGTTGTTATGATAACATTGACCTTACAGGCTGGCACACCGGGTATCCCGACAGGATTTGCCGGATTGATATGGATACCTTCCGTACCATACCCTGGCAAAACGATATTCCGTTTTTTATAGCTGATTTTAGCAAAGCTGATGGAAATGATCTGCATAGCTGCCCGCGCAGTTTATTGAAGCGCATTGCCGATGATGCCCGTCAAATGGGCTTTCATCCGGAGTTTTCCCAAGAGTTTGAATGGTTTAATTTTGTGGAGACTCCCCAGTCTGTACAGGAAAAAGGTTTTGCCAGGCTGCAAACTTTAACACCGGGTATGTTTGGCTACTCTATCCTGCGTACATCCCAGCATAGCGATTACTATTACGATCTTTTTGATCTGCTCCAAAAATTCAATGTGCCCTTAGAGGGGCTGCATACCGAAACCGGCCCCGGAGTATACGAAGCAGCCATTATGCACGACCATGTTTTGCAAGCTGCTGATAAAGCCGCGCTGTTTAAAAATGCTGCTAAAGAGATAGCCTCTAAGCACGGTATCATGGCATCTTTTATGGCTAAATGGAACGATGCCCTGCCCGGTTGCAGCGGCCATATCCACCAAAGCTTATGGAGCCTCGATAAAACTGAAAATTTGTTTTACGATGGTACGGATGCTCATGATATGAGCGATACCTTTAAGCACTACGTGGCGGGGCAGTTATATTGCCTGCCTCATTTACTGCCTATGTATGCACCTACCATCAATAGCTATAAACGCCTGGTAGAGGGGGCATGGGCACCAACAACCATAACCTGGGGTTTTGATAACCGCACCGCGGCATTAAGGGTGCTGCATCCTTCAAAAAAATATACCCGGTTAGAAACCCGCATTCCCGGTTCTGATAATAACCCTTACCTGGGTATGGCGGCGGCCCTGGCATCGGGCTTGTATGGTATCAAACACAAACTGGCTCTGGATATTCCGCCTACGGTTGGCAACGGCTACCTGGATACAAAAAATGGTAAGTTAAAGCCTAATTTATACGATGCGGCTATGGATATGAAAAATTCGGCGCTGGCGAAAGAATTGTTTGGCAGCGCTTTTGTTGAGCACTTTACACAAACCCGCTTATGGGAGTGTAAGCAATACGCCAAACATGTAAGCGATTGGGAGTTGAAAAGGTATTTCGAGATTATATGA